The proteins below come from a single Caulobacter segnis ATCC 21756 genomic window:
- a CDS encoding NAD(P)-dependent oxidoreductase, which produces MKTAFIGLGVMGFPMAGHLKAAGHEVVVYNRSPEKARRWTEKHGGAAFSTIAEAVANAEVVLLCVGNDNDVRDVVAQALPAMAEGGVIVDHTTTSAKVAREMAALAGASGRSFVDAPVSGGQAGAENGQLTIMAGGDQTAYDRVLPVIEVYAKAVRRMGDVGAGQLTKMCNQIAIAGVVQGVAEALHFAKRAGLPTDDVLAAISKGSAQSWQMENRWPTMARGEFEFGFAVDWMRKDLGIALDEARANGATLPGTALIDQFYAEVQTMGGHRWDTSSLVARLEK; this is translated from the coding sequence ATGAAGACGGCGTTTATCGGCCTGGGCGTCATGGGCTTTCCGATGGCGGGTCATCTGAAGGCCGCGGGCCACGAGGTCGTCGTCTACAATCGCAGCCCCGAAAAAGCCCGTCGATGGACTGAAAAGCACGGCGGCGCCGCTTTTTCCACGATCGCCGAGGCGGTCGCGAACGCCGAGGTCGTGCTGCTCTGCGTCGGCAACGACAACGACGTCCGCGACGTCGTGGCGCAGGCCCTGCCGGCGATGGCGGAGGGCGGCGTGATCGTCGACCACACCACGACCTCCGCGAAGGTCGCGCGTGAGATGGCCGCTCTTGCGGGCGCGAGCGGTCGAAGCTTCGTCGACGCGCCCGTCTCTGGTGGCCAGGCGGGGGCGGAGAACGGTCAGCTGACGATCATGGCCGGCGGCGACCAGACGGCTTACGACCGTGTGCTGCCGGTGATCGAGGTCTACGCCAAGGCCGTCCGCCGCATGGGCGATGTCGGCGCGGGGCAACTGACCAAGATGTGCAACCAGATCGCCATCGCTGGCGTCGTCCAGGGCGTGGCCGAGGCGCTGCACTTCGCCAAGCGCGCTGGCCTACCGACGGACGACGTGTTGGCCGCCATCTCCAAGGGCTCTGCCCAGTCGTGGCAGATGGAGAACCGCTGGCCCACCATGGCGCGCGGGGAGTTCGAGTTCGGCTTCGCCGTGGACTGGATGCGCAAGGACCTGGGCATCGCCCTGGACGAGGCGCGCGCCAACGGCGCTACGCTGCCCGGCACGGCTCTGATCGACCAGTTCTACGCGGAGGTCCAGACGATGGGCGGTCACCGCTGGGACACGTCCAGCCTCGTGGCGCGGCTGGAGAAATAG
- a CDS encoding flagellar motor protein MotB, producing MAVSSEQPILIKKVKKVSGGGHHGGAWKVAYADFVTAMMAFFLLMWLLNTTSPEQKQGIADYFAPASISSTTSGSGGILGGTSLGDDGAKSDGKMSAIQQMAPEVPDNVEKDGQSTDTANLSSASEQALRDALAKKEQDSFASAAQSLRQSLQDMPELAELSKQILIDQTPEGLRIQLVDQEGRSMFQENSKVPNDRARILLRAVAKVITQLPNRVTISGHTSASAYGKKQDGDWSLSASRADASRQILRAAGVDDDRIYQVSGKANSEPLYADDPTLAGNRRISIVLLREKPVLPDGL from the coding sequence ATGGCGGTCAGCAGCGAGCAACCGATCCTCATCAAGAAGGTGAAGAAGGTCTCGGGCGGCGGCCACCACGGCGGCGCCTGGAAGGTCGCCTATGCCGACTTCGTGACCGCGATGATGGCCTTCTTCCTGCTGATGTGGCTGCTCAACACGACTAGTCCCGAGCAGAAGCAAGGCATCGCCGACTACTTCGCGCCCGCATCCATCTCGTCGACCACCAGCGGTTCCGGCGGCATTCTGGGCGGCACGTCGCTGGGCGACGACGGCGCCAAGTCGGACGGCAAGATGTCGGCCATCCAGCAGATGGCGCCCGAGGTGCCGGACAACGTCGAGAAGGACGGTCAGTCGACCGACACCGCCAATCTTTCGTCGGCCAGCGAACAGGCGCTGCGCGACGCCCTGGCCAAGAAGGAGCAGGACAGCTTCGCCTCGGCCGCCCAGTCGCTGCGCCAATCGCTGCAGGACATGCCGGAGCTCGCAGAGCTGTCCAAGCAAATCCTGATCGACCAGACCCCCGAGGGTCTGCGCATCCAGCTGGTCGACCAGGAAGGCCGCTCGATGTTCCAGGAGAACTCGAAGGTTCCGAACGACCGCGCCCGCATCCTGCTGCGCGCCGTCGCCAAGGTCATCACCCAGTTGCCCAACCGCGTGACCATCTCGGGTCACACCAGCGCCAGCGCCTACGGCAAGAAGCAGGACGGCGACTGGTCGCTGTCGGCCTCGCGCGCGGACGCGTCCCGGCAGATCCTGCGAGCGGCCGGCGTCGACGATGACCGCATCTACCAGGTGTCGGGCAAGGCCAACTCCGAGCCGCTCTACGCCGACGATCCGACCCTTGCCGGCAATCGGCGCATTTCGATCGTCCTGCTGCGCGAAAAGCCGGTCCTGCCCGACGGTCTGTGA
- a CDS encoding arginyltransferase has translation MTQHFPTRQLRFFLTAPTPCPYLPGREERKVFAHLPLSDGPTVNDSLTQVGFRRSQNIAYRPACETCRACQSARAPAGEYVLSRSERKVLNRNEDLERHLVEAEATLEQFELLRRYLLARHADGGMAEMTWPDYVAMVEDTAVRTHLIEYRRKSLDRGPGDLVACVLVDVLADGLSLVYSFYEPDETRRSLGSFIILDHIVQAQEGGLPYVYLGYWVPGSEKMAYKARFSPLEILKPGGWSLMSARERGARPPALRGDARDACDLPLSDAEPADIEELG, from the coding sequence GTGACGCAGCATTTTCCGACGCGACAGCTTCGGTTCTTCCTGACCGCGCCCACGCCGTGCCCGTATCTCCCAGGCCGCGAGGAGCGGAAGGTGTTCGCGCACCTGCCGCTGTCCGACGGGCCGACCGTCAATGACAGCCTGACCCAGGTCGGCTTCCGCCGCTCGCAGAACATCGCCTATCGTCCAGCCTGCGAAACCTGCCGGGCCTGTCAGTCCGCCCGCGCGCCGGCTGGCGAATATGTGCTCTCGCGGTCTGAACGGAAGGTCCTGAACCGCAACGAGGACCTCGAGCGCCACCTGGTCGAAGCCGAGGCGACGCTTGAGCAGTTCGAGTTGCTGCGCCGCTACCTGTTGGCCCGCCACGCCGACGGCGGCATGGCCGAGATGACCTGGCCCGACTATGTGGCCATGGTCGAGGACACCGCGGTCCGCACCCACCTGATCGAATACCGGCGCAAGTCGCTGGACCGCGGTCCCGGCGATCTTGTCGCCTGCGTGCTGGTCGACGTTCTCGCTGATGGCCTGTCGCTGGTCTACAGCTTCTACGAGCCCGACGAGACCCGTCGCAGCCTCGGCTCCTTCATCATCCTGGACCATATCGTCCAGGCTCAGGAAGGCGGCCTGCCCTATGTCTATCTTGGCTATTGGGTGCCAGGTAGCGAGAAGATGGCCTACAAGGCGCGCTTCTCGCCTCTGGAAATCCTCAAGCCTGGCGGCTGGTCGCTGATGTCGGCTCGCGAGCGTGGCGCCCGGCCGCCGGCCTTGCGCGGCGACGCCAGGGACGCTTGCGACCTGCCCCTGAGCGACGCCGAGCCGGCGGATATCGAGGAACTGGGTTAG
- a CDS encoding SDR family oxidoreductase, which yields MQNLFSLEGRVALVTGGSRGIGAMIVKGFLTYGAKRVYITARKAAACDAAAEALSEFGECVSLPGDISTMEGVQGLADRIKEREDKLDILVNNAGAAWGAAFDEFPEAGWDKTVDLNMKTPFFLTQALIGPLRAAAKDHVAKVINIASIDGQSVTKDETYPYGASKAGLLHMTKRMALRLAPENIAVSCIAPGAFASDMNKVARDHADAVSKAIPAGRIGSEEDMAGAAIYLASRAGDYVMGGAVTVDGGVSFAR from the coding sequence ATGCAGAACCTTTTCTCGCTCGAAGGCCGCGTGGCCCTGGTGACCGGCGGCTCGCGCGGCATCGGCGCCATGATCGTCAAGGGCTTCCTGACCTATGGCGCCAAGCGCGTCTACATCACCGCCCGGAAGGCCGCGGCCTGCGACGCGGCGGCCGAGGCGCTCAGCGAATTTGGCGAATGCGTCTCTCTGCCGGGCGACATCTCGACCATGGAAGGCGTCCAGGGTCTCGCCGACCGCATCAAGGAACGCGAGGACAAGCTCGACATCCTGGTCAACAACGCTGGCGCCGCCTGGGGCGCGGCCTTTGATGAGTTTCCGGAAGCCGGCTGGGACAAGACCGTCGACCTCAACATGAAGACGCCGTTCTTCCTGACCCAGGCGTTGATCGGCCCGCTTCGCGCGGCGGCCAAGGATCACGTCGCCAAGGTGATCAACATCGCTTCGATCGACGGGCAGTCGGTCACCAAGGATGAAACCTATCCCTATGGCGCGTCCAAGGCCGGCCTGCTGCACATGACCAAGCGGATGGCCCTGCGTCTGGCGCCCGAGAACATCGCCGTCAGCTGCATCGCGCCGGGCGCCTTCGCGTCGGACATGAACAAGGTCGCGCGCGATCACGCCGACGCCGTGTCCAAAGCCATCCCGGCGGGGCGCATCGGTTCGGAGGAGGACATGGCGGGCGCCGCCATCTACCTGGCGTCGCGAGCGGGCGATTACGTGATGGGCGGCGCCGTCACGGTGGACGGCGGGGTCAGCTTCGCGCGCTAA
- a CDS encoding NAD(P)H-dependent flavin oxidoreductase, with the protein MSNRVLAHTGAKYPIIQAPMGWIARYPLASAVSRAGGLGIIETSSGETENCKAEITKMAGSGLPFGVNLPILFLRDDAMLRFVCESGVKFVTTSAGSPAKFIGPLKDAGIVVYHAAPTVDAAVKCVEAGVDGLVVEGAEGGGFKNPEEVSTLVLLQAIRAKVDVPLVAAGGICDGRGMAAAFALGAEAVQMGTRFVSSAESPVHANYKAAITGAKETGTWVLNKKASPCIRAIKSELTKEIHDAGVMPPDVLRNILDVYFGGDMEAAPALAGQTVGLIDAVKPVHEIIDETVSQFHDICGRLGALAVARGF; encoded by the coding sequence ATGAGCAACCGAGTCCTGGCCCATACGGGCGCCAAGTATCCGATCATCCAGGCCCCCATGGGATGGATCGCCCGCTACCCGCTGGCGAGCGCCGTCTCTCGCGCCGGCGGCCTCGGGATCATCGAGACCTCCTCGGGCGAGACCGAGAACTGCAAGGCCGAGATCACCAAGATGGCGGGCAGCGGCCTGCCGTTCGGCGTGAACCTGCCGATCCTGTTTCTGCGCGACGACGCCATGCTGCGCTTCGTCTGCGAGAGCGGCGTCAAGTTCGTCACCACCTCGGCCGGCAGTCCCGCCAAGTTCATCGGCCCCCTGAAGGACGCCGGCATCGTCGTCTACCACGCGGCGCCGACCGTCGACGCGGCGGTCAAGTGCGTCGAGGCTGGCGTGGACGGTCTCGTGGTGGAGGGCGCCGAGGGCGGCGGCTTCAAGAACCCCGAGGAGGTCTCGACCCTCGTTCTGCTGCAGGCGATCCGAGCCAAGGTCGACGTGCCGCTGGTCGCCGCCGGCGGCATCTGCGACGGGCGCGGCATGGCGGCCGCCTTCGCGCTGGGCGCCGAGGCGGTCCAGATGGGCACGCGCTTCGTCAGCTCGGCCGAGAGCCCGGTGCACGCCAACTACAAGGCGGCCATCACCGGCGCCAAGGAGACCGGCACCTGGGTGTTGAACAAGAAGGCCAGTCCCTGCATCCGCGCCATCAAGTCTGAGCTGACCAAGGAAATCCACGACGCCGGCGTCATGCCGCCCGACGTTCTGAGGAACATCCTGGACGTCTACTTCGGTGGCGACATGGAGGCCGCGCCGGCCCTGGCGGGGCAGACCGTCGGCCTGATCGACGCGGTGAAGCCGGTCCATGAGATCATCGACGAGACGGTCTCCCAATTTCACGACATTTGCGGGCGCCTGGGCGCCCTGGCCGTCGCGCGCGGCTTTTAG
- a CDS encoding quinone oxidoreductase family protein, with translation MKAAVYYETGAPDVFRYEDVPDPVCHPQGVVIRVEAVSIEGGDTLNRGGGQMAGSPHIVGYQAAGEIIEIGAEVSHLKVGQKVVTVNAFGSHAELRAVPARNAWPIPEGFDIRKASAIPVPFGTAHECLFGAGHLKSGETVLVQAGAGAVGIAAIQLAKRAGATVLASASSDERLERLKAFGLDHGINYRRDDLVEQVMRLTGGKGVDLVVDPVGGATLAGSLGSLGYRGRVSLVGNAGREPMKVDVSSLMAGNRSLTGVFLGAEIMTDRVHDMIQALIEQAARGDLEVVIDKTFPLSEAAAAHAYIESRQAVGRVLLIP, from the coding sequence ATGAAGGCCGCTGTCTACTATGAGACCGGGGCGCCGGACGTCTTTCGCTACGAGGACGTTCCCGATCCGGTCTGTCACCCGCAGGGCGTGGTCATCCGCGTCGAGGCCGTCAGCATCGAGGGCGGCGATACGCTCAATCGTGGCGGCGGCCAGATGGCGGGCAGTCCCCACATCGTCGGCTACCAGGCGGCTGGCGAGATCATCGAGATCGGCGCCGAGGTGAGCCACCTCAAGGTCGGCCAGAAAGTCGTCACGGTGAACGCCTTCGGATCGCACGCCGAACTGCGCGCCGTGCCCGCCCGCAACGCCTGGCCGATCCCAGAGGGCTTCGACATCCGCAAGGCTTCCGCGATCCCAGTTCCCTTCGGAACCGCGCATGAGTGCCTCTTCGGCGCGGGCCATCTGAAGTCCGGCGAGACGGTGCTGGTGCAGGCGGGCGCAGGCGCTGTCGGCATCGCCGCGATTCAGCTGGCCAAGAGGGCTGGCGCGACGGTGCTGGCGTCGGCGTCGAGCGATGAACGACTCGAACGCCTCAAGGCTTTTGGTCTCGACCACGGCATCAACTACCGTCGCGACGATCTCGTCGAGCAGGTTATGAGGCTGACCGGCGGCAAGGGCGTGGACCTCGTGGTCGATCCCGTCGGCGGCGCCACGCTGGCGGGAAGCCTTGGCTCTCTCGGCTACCGCGGCCGCGTCTCGCTGGTCGGCAACGCCGGCCGGGAGCCGATGAAGGTCGACGTCTCCTCGCTGATGGCGGGCAACCGCTCGCTGACCGGGGTCTTCCTGGGCGCGGAGATCATGACCGATCGCGTGCACGACATGATCCAGGCCCTGATCGAACAGGCCGCGCGCGGCGATTTGGAAGTCGTGATCGACAAGACCTTCCCGTTGTCGGAGGCCGCCGCCGCCCACGCCTATATCGAGAGCCGTCAGGCCGTTGGCCGCGTGTTGTTGATTCCATGA
- a CDS encoding serine hydrolase domain-containing protein — MAVAVFACGPALAAAPNSPAFVTAAPETVGFTAEGLAKLDAHMQGLVDTGHLPGVTTMLVRHGKVVNYAVHGKKGFDGPPMTKDTIFRIYSQTKPVTGVAMMILYEEGKWKLDDPVSKYIPEFASLRVFKGVNPDGSFDTVPADRPPTMREIMSHSGGFAYGLVPDNPIDKAYARNVLGARTQKEFVEKIAELPLVAQPGTRWKYSVSVDIQGLIVEKLSGMSLGDFMQKRIFEPLKMTDTGFWLPAGKTDRLASLYLWSPKEQKLVPASGFMVLDITKPPVMASGGGGLVSTNADYARFAQMLLNGGTLDGKRILKPETVKLMRTNALSDAIMSSDVPPFNAARGRGFGLDFAVVLDSAKAGPQGEGTFSWGGAAGTWFWIDPKNDLFFLGMIHILNKDGDPAIKDIDDDSAKLVYDALVNPAK; from the coding sequence GTGGCCGTGGCTGTCTTTGCTTGCGGTCCCGCGCTCGCGGCGGCTCCGAACTCCCCAGCGTTCGTCACGGCGGCTCCCGAAACCGTAGGCTTTACCGCCGAAGGCCTCGCCAAGCTTGACGCCCATATGCAAGGCCTTGTGGACACGGGACATCTGCCCGGCGTGACCACCATGCTGGTTCGCCATGGCAAGGTCGTGAACTACGCGGTTCACGGCAAGAAGGGCTTCGATGGCCCGCCGATGACCAAGGACACGATCTTCCGGATCTATTCCCAGACCAAGCCGGTCACCGGCGTCGCCATGATGATCCTCTATGAGGAAGGCAAGTGGAAGCTGGACGACCCGGTCAGCAAATACATCCCCGAGTTCGCGTCGCTGCGCGTCTTCAAGGGCGTCAATCCGGACGGGTCGTTCGACACGGTCCCAGCCGATCGTCCGCCGACCATGCGCGAGATCATGAGCCACTCGGGTGGCTTCGCCTATGGGCTGGTTCCCGATAACCCCATCGACAAGGCGTATGCGCGCAATGTCCTGGGCGCGCGAACCCAAAAAGAATTTGTCGAGAAGATCGCCGAGCTCCCGCTGGTCGCCCAGCCGGGAACGCGCTGGAAGTACAGCGTGTCGGTCGATATCCAGGGCCTGATCGTCGAGAAGCTGTCGGGAATGTCGCTCGGCGACTTCATGCAAAAGCGCATCTTCGAACCGCTGAAGATGACCGACACAGGCTTCTGGCTGCCGGCCGGGAAGACGGATCGTCTGGCCTCGCTTTATCTCTGGAGCCCCAAGGAACAGAAACTGGTCCCCGCCAGCGGCTTCATGGTGCTGGACATCACCAAGCCCCCGGTCATGGCCTCCGGCGGCGGCGGTCTGGTTTCGACCAACGCCGACTATGCTCGCTTTGCCCAGATGCTGCTGAACGGCGGGACTCTGGACGGCAAGCGCATCCTCAAGCCCGAGACCGTCAAGTTGATGCGCACCAACGCCCTCAGCGACGCGATCATGAGCTCCGACGTCCCGCCGTTCAACGCGGCTAGGGGGCGGGGCTTCGGTCTCGACTTCGCCGTCGTGCTGGACAGCGCCAAGGCCGGCCCGCAAGGCGAGGGGACTTTCAGCTGGGGCGGCGCAGCGGGCACCTGGTTCTGGATCGACCCCAAGAACGACCTCTTCTTCCTGGGCATGATCCACATCCTGAACAAGGATGGCGATCCCGCGATCAAGGACATCGACGACGACAGCGCCAAGCTGGTCTACGACGCGCTCGTCAATCCCGCCAAATAG
- a CDS encoding serine hydrolase domain-containing protein, with protein sequence MTVGRLRRHALSFLAGVLGCAAVAATPALAFPRAKPEEAGFNAERLKRLDEHMQAMVDHGQIAGGVTLLARHGRIVDAKTFGLRALGGEPMLIDAIFRIRSETKPVTGVAMMILYEQGLWQLDDPISKYVPEFANLRIASGVDAAGQPILTPISRPPTMRELMTHTAGFAYGIADDPSSPSDRAYYQAGVLQSGSLQELVRKVSGLPMFSEPGQLWRYSVAADIQGYIVEKLSGVSLPVFMEEHIFAPLGMKDTAFYVPAEKMGRLAALYDADPATGKLVPAVEGAWRDVSRPPAAALGGGGLLSTAGDFARFAQMILNKGELEGVRILKPESVTLMSQNHLPPGFVVTTNGTMGVLKPGPRPFPFAAGMGYGLDVAVAVDPAASGAPVGPGTISWGGSAGTWFWIDPANDLFFIGMIQRLGGVGPGLDAQSRNLVYQAIERPPQIAMAVSPPPPQAQRPAKPPGKSTLAR encoded by the coding sequence ATGACGGTTGGACGGCTGCGTCGCCACGCGCTGAGCTTCCTGGCCGGCGTCCTCGGCTGCGCGGCCGTCGCCGCGACTCCGGCGCTCGCCTTCCCACGGGCCAAGCCCGAGGAGGCGGGTTTCAACGCCGAGCGCCTGAAACGGTTGGACGAGCACATGCAGGCGATGGTCGATCATGGCCAGATCGCCGGCGGCGTGACCCTGCTCGCCCGCCATGGCCGCATCGTAGACGCCAAGACTTTCGGCTTGCGGGCGTTGGGCGGCGAGCCGATGCTGATCGACGCCATCTTCCGCATCCGTTCGGAGACCAAGCCCGTCACGGGCGTCGCCATGATGATCCTGTACGAACAGGGCCTGTGGCAGCTGGATGATCCGATCAGCAAGTACGTCCCGGAGTTCGCCAATCTGCGGATCGCTTCCGGCGTCGATGCCGCTGGGCAGCCGATCCTCACCCCGATCTCTCGGCCGCCGACCATGCGCGAGCTGATGACCCACACGGCGGGCTTTGCGTACGGCATAGCGGACGACCCTAGCAGTCCGTCGGATCGGGCCTACTATCAGGCGGGCGTCTTGCAGTCCGGCTCGCTGCAAGAGCTGGTGCGCAAGGTGTCGGGGCTGCCGATGTTCTCCGAGCCCGGCCAGCTGTGGCGCTACAGCGTCGCCGCGGACATCCAAGGCTACATCGTCGAGAAGCTGTCAGGCGTGTCTCTACCAGTGTTCATGGAAGAGCACATCTTTGCGCCGCTCGGCATGAAGGATACGGCCTTCTATGTGCCCGCCGAGAAGATGGGGCGGCTCGCCGCGCTGTACGACGCCGACCCCGCGACCGGAAAGCTGGTTCCCGCCGTCGAGGGGGCATGGCGGGATGTGAGCCGCCCGCCGGCGGCGGCGCTGGGCGGCGGCGGTCTCCTGTCCACCGCTGGCGACTTCGCGCGCTTCGCCCAGATGATCCTGAACAAGGGTGAGCTGGAGGGCGTGCGGATTCTCAAGCCCGAGTCCGTGACCCTGATGAGCCAGAACCATCTGCCGCCGGGTTTCGTGGTCACGACCAACGGCACGATGGGCGTGCTCAAGCCCGGTCCGCGTCCTTTCCCATTCGCCGCAGGCATGGGTTACGGCCTGGACGTGGCGGTGGCTGTCGATCCCGCCGCCTCGGGCGCGCCGGTGGGGCCTGGCACGATCAGCTGGGGCGGCAGCGCCGGCACCTGGTTCTGGATCGACCCCGCGAACGACCTGTTCTTCATCGGCATGATCCAGCGCCTGGGCGGCGTGGGTCCTGGCTTGGATGCGCAGTCGCGAAACCTGGTCTATCAAGCGATCGAGCGTCCGCCTCAGATCGCGATGGCGGTGTCTCCGCCGCCGCCGCAAGCTCAGCGGCCCGCGAAGCCGCCCGGCAAATCCACCCTCGCGCGATAG
- a CDS encoding alkaline phosphatase D family protein, giving the protein MSVLDRYALSRRRLLTVFGGAAVTALSIPLESGKALAQAVFRTYPFQLGVASGDPSPDGFVIWTRLAPEPFEIGYGMPMAPVAVDWEVADAPNMRNIVAKGAAIAPPELGHSVHVEVGGLQPNRDYWYRFTAGKERSLVGRARTTPALGAALDRVRFAVSGCQNYEQGYYTAYRRMAEDNPDFVFCYGDYIYEGRGNRVWNSANGPVENIRQHVGSEIYSLDDYRRRYAQYKMDADLQAAHAAAPWFAVWDDHETDNNWVGDHDQDGTDPKLFNLRRQAAVQAYYENMPLRASSFPAGTSLQIYRRAAYGQLLNLNLLDTRQFRSAQPCDGKYPAACPGLDEPRAEVIGAAQEKWLMDGLMGSKATWNVIAQQVMMMDLDRDPAQGVQVNPDSWAGYRIPRGRLLSRIRDARIANVAVLTGDEHQNFAGDLYVDGTKSEAAPIASEFVVTSITSGGDGADQRDEYAKIQAGNPMLKFNNSQRGYAICEATSKAFVTEFKVLDAVTRRDGKLSTRAKWALEAGKPGIVQA; this is encoded by the coding sequence ATGTCCGTGCTCGACCGCTACGCCCTCAGCCGTCGACGTCTGCTGACCGTGTTCGGCGGCGCGGCCGTCACCGCCCTGTCGATTCCGCTGGAGAGCGGCAAGGCGCTCGCACAGGCGGTCTTCAGGACCTATCCGTTCCAATTGGGCGTGGCTTCGGGCGATCCGTCGCCGGACGGCTTCGTGATCTGGACGCGCCTTGCGCCCGAGCCCTTCGAGATCGGCTACGGTATGCCGATGGCGCCCGTGGCGGTCGACTGGGAAGTCGCCGATGCGCCCAACATGCGCAACATCGTCGCCAAGGGCGCGGCGATCGCGCCGCCGGAGCTGGGCCATTCGGTTCACGTCGAGGTCGGCGGGCTGCAGCCGAACCGCGACTATTGGTATCGCTTCACCGCCGGCAAGGAGCGCAGCCTAGTCGGTCGCGCCCGCACGACGCCGGCGCTGGGCGCGGCCCTGGACCGCGTTCGCTTCGCCGTCTCCGGCTGTCAGAACTATGAGCAGGGCTACTACACCGCTTATCGCCGCATGGCGGAGGACAATCCCGACTTCGTCTTCTGCTACGGCGACTACATCTACGAGGGACGTGGCAACCGCGTCTGGAACAGCGCCAATGGGCCGGTCGAGAACATTCGTCAGCACGTCGGCTCGGAAATCTATAGCTTGGACGATTATCGTCGCCGCTACGCCCAATACAAAATGGACGCCGATCTGCAGGCCGCGCACGCCGCCGCGCCCTGGTTCGCCGTTTGGGATGATCACGAGACCGACAATAACTGGGTTGGCGATCACGATCAGGACGGCACGGACCCCAAGCTGTTCAATCTGCGTCGACAGGCCGCCGTCCAAGCCTATTACGAGAATATGCCGCTCCGGGCGTCGAGCTTCCCGGCCGGGACAAGCCTGCAAATCTATCGCCGCGCCGCCTACGGCCAGCTCCTGAATCTCAACCTGCTGGACACCCGCCAGTTCCGTTCCGCGCAACCCTGCGACGGCAAGTATCCCGCCGCCTGTCCGGGGCTCGACGAACCTCGGGCCGAGGTGATCGGCGCGGCGCAGGAAAAGTGGCTGATGGACGGTCTGATGGGCTCCAAGGCGACCTGGAACGTGATCGCCCAGCAGGTGATGATGATGGACCTCGATCGCGATCCGGCGCAGGGCGTTCAGGTCAATCCGGATTCCTGGGCCGGCTACCGCATCCCTCGTGGCCGACTGCTAAGCAGAATCCGCGACGCCCGGATCGCCAACGTGGCCGTGCTGACTGGCGACGAGCACCAGAACTTCGCCGGCGACCTCTATGTCGACGGGACCAAGTCCGAGGCCGCGCCGATCGCCTCGGAGTTCGTGGTGACCTCGATCACGTCGGGTGGCGATGGCGCGGATCAGCGTGACGAATACGCCAAGATCCAAGCCGGAAATCCGATGCTGAAGTTTAACAACAGCCAGCGCGGCTATGCGATCTGCGAGGCGACCTCGAAGGCCTTCGTCACCGAGTTCAAGGTGCTGGACGCGGTCACGCGCCGGGACGGGAAGCTCTCCACCCGGGCGAAATGGGCGCTGGAGGCCGGAAAGCCGGGGATCGTTCAGGCCTAA